Within Papio anubis isolate 15944 unplaced genomic scaffold, Panubis1.0 scaffold341, whole genome shotgun sequence, the genomic segment TAAAAGTAATAAGAACAGGAGTCATGGACATAGTTTACTGTCTATATTAACAAGAGTTTATATTCCACTGGCTTCATTATCATAATTTTGCTAATAGAGGAATCTCTTAcctaggaaaataaaagtttcaaaaaaaagttattgttcTTTTCGGCAATTTCCTGAAAAACCCATCAGCTCCTCAATGAAAAGTGTCAAATGACATTTTTCAATCCCAAAACTCTTTGAACCCCTTGCCTAAAAAGTCTTGTCTTGTTGCGTCCGCCAATCCTAAATCATTATGATTCCTACCCAATTCTAACCAAACCATCCCCCACTTTAAAACACCCACTTTATACCAGACATGAAAAGCAGAACAAATATACCTAAAGCCCTTTCACATCTGACATACTAGTGCCTCTGTGGAGGTAATGCTCTACCTTATAGCTTCATGCAAATAATGTCATCGCTGTCTTATGAACAGGTTATTTGGCTGATATTTGGGGAGTAGAGTATATGATGAGCATAGTCATCACTGCTGTACATCATGTCACAATAGGACTAAGTCTAAATCCTAGGACCaatgttgtattagtccgttctcacgtGGCTATATGGACATACATGAGagtgtgtaatttataaaggaaagaggtttaattgactcatagttctgcagggctggggagacctctggaaacttaacaatcatggaagaagtggaagcaaacacatccttcttcacatggcagcaggagagagaagaatgagcaaaaggggaaaagcctcttataaaaccattagatcttgtgagaacttactcactatcaggGCAACAGCATGAAGGTAACCACCCTCATGATTACATTACCTCTCACAGGGTCCTttccatgacacgtggggattatgggaactacaattcaaggagagatttgggtggggacagagtcaaaccatatcatatgtatgcatatttctAAACCATACACTGTCTGAATGACCTACAGGTGTATTCAGGGAAATCAGTTACCAGTCCAGAGATTAAAATGTGCAATAGTACAACCTAAAAAAGGAAGAGGTGTGAATTTATTTAGTCCACAGAAGTGGTTCAATTCATTGGTAGCATGCAGAAAACCTCAGACCAGAGAAGGAAGTGATTAAtcaaaacatgaataaaaattggccaaggtgggaggatcacttgagcccagaaattgagaccagcctggacaacatagtcagattctgtctctaagtaaataaataaataaaatagctgggcatggtggcacacacctgtagtcccaactacttgggaggctgcgtcTTGAGTATTGCTTATgcccaggagatccaggctgcagtgaggtaaaGTCATGCCATTGCCcaccagccagggtgacaaagtaacaccctgtctgaaaaaaaaaagcatgtataaATATAGgcattaaaatactttatttcagtCAGAAAAGGTCTTTCTGAGACACATCAACTACTAAGGGTGACATGGGACTCTCTGTTCCCAAAGTTTCTGGATGCATGAGAATGgtagggcaagagagagagagaaaaaatctcTTAAGTCCCTTTCTTTCTACTACAAACATACTGGGGATTCTTATCTGGGGACAGTGGGAAAACCCTGGCTGGCCTTGCATGTGCCTGACTCAGTGTGAACGCCCCTTGCTGCCCAAGTCCCTTGTTGCCCATGCGCCTTACTGTCTGCCTTCTGTCCCTGCAGAGCTGTGCAAGGAGACATCGTGACTTCCTTCTGTCTTGCTGACTGGGAGTCAGCCAGTAGGTCTGCAGGTCAGTAGTCCTAGAAGtttgagtgtgagtgtgaggAGGAGCCTGCGGGCACGGTCCATGGCCTCCTAGGTGGAAAGGCTTTGAGGTCCCCGTCCTTCTAACACGCAGCGATGCAGCCATGGCCTTGCCGTGGTGGGGATGCTGAATAAGGGAGGAAGAAGGACCATAGAGGGGAGGAGGGTCAGGTAAACAAGCAGTGAGTTTTGAAGGGGGAAACTATCTGTGGTATTTGAGTCCCCGAGGCATATGAAACTGCTTACAGACTATGCATTCCAAAGTCCTCAGTGGGAaccagggaagggagggaggactGCGTGACGCGGGATGGGGTGGGGCAAGGCGGGGCACTGCAACCCACAAGGCAGGCACCGACTTCAGTGTGCATGCTCCTTGGACACCTGCCTCAGTGCACATGTTCACTTGGCATCTTTCCTTCGACCCCTTTGCCCACGTGGTGACCGCTGGGGAACTGTGAGAGTGTGAGAGTCGCGTTCCAGCTGTCTGGACTCTTTCTCTCCTACTGAGACGCAGCCTGTAGGTCCGCAGGCCAGTCCTCCCAGGAATTGAAATGTGAGTGAATGTAAGGAGGAGTGAGCGGGCTTCCAGAGGGTCAGGCGGCGTGGTCTGTGGTCTCAGAGGTGAAGAGCCTCTACGTCATAAGAAAAGTGGGCCGCCGAGTGAAGGGGAGCCAGATGAAGATGGGGTGAATACTGGGGGTGCTGTTGGAGGTATCTGAGTTCCGGAAGTGCCTGGAACTTCCAACGGAACAGATTCCAGACTTCTTGGTGGGGACCCAGGAATGGGCTGTGTGGGCGGTAAGAAAGGGGCCTGGGAAGTGGGAATGCTATGAGTTGATGACCGCGACCCTGAGGTCTGTAGAGCTCCCAGTAGAAGTGTCCAGTGAGGAGCGTCCAGCGATGTGTTGCAACTTCTCAACTCCACCCTGGAGGTTCGAATGGGCGGGACTGTACTTTCCAACAAAACTTTGATTTTAGGGAGGGAAATTGTCCAAACAAATGGGTGTGTGACGAAAGCCGTGGTCACTGCAGTTTTAATTCTCTAGCTGTATAAACTTAAATGTCTCCACTATGGAGAATCCAGCTGTGAAACCAAATCTCATCGGAAATATCCTGTATCTTTTGCCACGAGCATTAAAACATTGCTTTGCTAGATTGCCCAACTTAAGTGGTTTTACAAGCATTCGATTCAGAAGATGTACACACTTCTAGTTGCCCTGGGACttactttcaaattatttccaaacttttttaaaaactgaaatttaacaTTTGGCCATGAAAGTGGTCAAATATAGCTATCCTCTCAAACACACTTTCCCAATCACAGTATTCTGTTTGCAGAGTGAAATATGAGTTGGCGAGGAAGATCAACATATAGGCCTAGGCCAAGAAGAAGTTTACAGCCTCCTGAGCTGATTGTGACTATGCTTGTGAgtgctttattattttgatgttttttattagcagaaatttattttgtgataGTGTTGTTAAACTAGTATAGATACACTGATAAAGATCTTCCATGTTGATAAAAATGATCATGGCATCTCATGAAGGAAAGACTAATCCAAGAGTATTACAATCTGGTTTTGCCTGCATGGATAATCTTGTGTTCCCCACCATGACTTCCTCCTCATGCTTACTGATAACAGATTGCACACATCCATCCCAACATAGATTAAAATGGCTTCCAAAGCCTTTGAGGGTAACTGTCTTAGAGTAACCTCTCTTTGGGAAGAGTAACTTTGTGAAGAATAAGTATATGGAATAGTATTGGAGAAGTGTCTTTAGACTTACTTATGATTAGAAATACCTGTGTattctgtatatttgttttatggACATGTATTAATAACAAAACTTATCTGCACACACACCGCCTCCCCTTTGTCCCAGGAACCCAGTGATGAAGAGCCTAAAGAAGAGAAGCCACCCACTGAAAGTTGGGATCCTACAGCTGATCAGAAGAGAGAAGATGATCAGGTTGCAGCTGAGATTCAAGGTgctgggaaaggaaagaaataatgtctATGGGGGGAAGGAGGACTATGTGTGCATCATGCCTTATGCCATGACCAGTAATAGGAAAGAAAACGTTAGGGAAGGATCTCAAACATTTGCTCAAAGTATGCTGGAAAAGTGAAGAGTATAGTTTACAACTTCATGCAGTCCCTGGatataatacattttctatttttttcaagatttattgTGTATGCTTGAAAATACATCCCTTGCTAAATCAGATGAAACTGTTTAATttgatgtataaaaatatacattatttcactTGATTAATTTGATCTTCTTAGAATGTTGCTGCATGATTGGCTCAGCCATGGTGTCTACAATGCTGTAAGCACCCTTTTATAGCATATAGAGTGCCAAGTCACCCTACCTTATAACACCCTGAATAAAGCCCATTTGCATAGGgatattagccccattttataaaaaggaaatggtCACTCAGAGATTGAGGCTTACCAGGAAGCTTGAGTCATGGAGACAGAATTCATATTACATTCCAAGGTCTGTGTTCTTCCTACCATCTACGTTGTTACAAAACGtgaattattttgcttaaaatgcctaatactcggccgggcgcggtggctcaagcctgtaatcccagcactttgggaggccgagacgggcggatcacaaggtcaggagatcgagaccatcctggctaaccccgtgaaaccccgtctctactaaaaaatacaaaaaactagccgggcgaggtggcgggcgcctgcagtcccagctactcgggaggctgaggcaggagaatggcgtgaacctgggaggcggagcttgcagtgagctgagatccggccactgcactccagcctgggtaacagagcgagacgccgtctcaaaaaaaaaaaaaaaaaaaaaatgcctaataCTCGAATGTGTCTGTACTGTAAGGTACTTCGGTATTGGCTCAGGAGAAAACACAATTCAGTGAAGCAGGATAGCAACTCCGGAAAAGGGCTCAATAAATGACAGCCACTGTTCCCTTTGatcaatatttttgaaagtatGTTTGGTAAAAGGATATGTTGGATAATTCAGGACACTGGCATACAGGTAGGTATATTAGTATGTTTTTTAAGGAACTTTTAAAAGTTGCctaaatacttttataattagaaaactcAAAGTATGATAAAATTATCGTGAAACAGAAATTGTGTCCTCAGCAGATAGCATTTTCAAGCTAAAGTTGACAGAATTTGGGCCATGGATTATTTTAGCAATTCACGGTTCAGAGGTTTCCAGAATATGACTGTCAACAATACTCATTACTTTCTGTCACTCAATTTCCTGAACTTTCATTGGAAGACTGtgattttcctcttatttttggTACTATATTCTCAATGGGATTTATTTATGAAAAGCTACATGTAGGGCCTTTGGACTGAagcataattttaattaattttagccaaataattttcaaatttcctcAACAAGATATGGTTATCACAATTGAAAGTTTTTGTCATAAGCCCAGGAATACATTGACCTAGTCTTTCAGAAAATTACCTTTGagttattattaaaatgatattcATGCAGCAAACTTCAGGTATCTTACACAGTTGATACTCGCTGTTTATAATGCACACTTGCAAAGTATAGGAAATGAAGATATAGTGTGATTTATCCTTAGATTGtcattttaaattagatttcaGGCCAGGTACattggcttacacctgcaatcccagcactttggaaggccaaggctggtgggtcccttgagcctgagagttaggaactagcctgggcaacatggggaaacaccAAAAAATTTTCTctgccaaaaaaatacaaaaattagccttggtggtggcatgtgcctgtagtctcagcaactcacaaggctgagacagggggattgcttgagctcaggaggtcagggctgcagtcgCCTGAGACTGCGcccctgtactctagcctggatgacagagtgaaatcctgtattaaaaaacaaataaaataggaattCATAATACAGGAAAACAAAGGTGTGACATCTTTGCATCACATTTATTATCACACTAACCTACAGGCTTTTATGTCATAACTCTGTGgaatagaatattattatttccttatttatactTCATGTTTTTCTACTCAAGTTCAtaacctttgtattttttagtgccTGACCTGGAAGCTGATCTCCAGGAGCTGTGTCAGTCAAAGACTGGGGATGAATGTGAAGATGGTACTGATGTCAAGGGGAAGATTCTACCAAAAGCAGAGCACTTTAAAATGCCAGAAGCAAGTGCGTTATTCATTAAGACACAAAGTTatgtgatttctattttttacatGTTATACTTTTGATCAGACAGAGATGACATTACTTCCACTTTAATAACAGTGTTCAAATACACACTTTCTTTGAAAGGTATTTCAGATCCCAAATGCCTGACTGCAAGATTTAAACGCTCTCAGATACAGACACAAATTGGGTCAAAGTCATATTGAATCATCAAATATGACAGCATTTTCTTACTTCTGAGTATAACTAATGGCTAACAATTTTCagattcttttctaatttctgcttttaaCAAATACATAATGCATTTGTAATACCACACTTTGTGAAATATGCTGAGCCTTGAAGGAGATTCTAGTGGCAGCTCTATGACAATTTGTGAGAATCCGGACAAATGCCATAAATTCTACACTCATCTTTGCTGTTATTGAAAATGGCGAATGCAGATCAAATGTATTAAAATCTGTTTCAATGCTGATTTCTGCATGCTCTGGTTCTGTTGGAGAGAATAGAAAGATATTCCGATTTCCATGATTTGTTTTTCCTAACAATCGGCTTCAGTCCAATTACAGTATCTGAGCTGAGATTTCATTGCTCCTAAGAAAATGAGCAGGCACCCTGCttgatgtttgtttttcagtATGGAGACCTGAATGAGTGttcttgaattttgtcaaattctgAATTATCTGGCTCTTaaataataattgcattttaaagCCTTCCCACCGTGAAGCCTTGAATGActgaataataaaatggaaagagacAGTCTACTTTCTGTGGCCGATGAAGTAGGGAGAATGCATGTAGGTCAGTGATGTTCAAGGTGGGTGTAAGATGCCTGTGCTAAGCATGCTTTTTGCTCTCCTGTCAGTCTTCATGAGCTACTGTGTGTAATAAAGACACATATGATTTAATCACCTCTAACCATATCATAGGTTACATATTACAGGTTTCTGCCTTGAGACATCAGATGATAGGACTTAAAGTTCAAAGACTATAATGTACTAATTCCTGAGTAGTCAATATAAGTAtcttttacacatattttttataaattgctgACTGTTAATTAGAAGAGCTTCTGAATTTAAAGGAAGAACTCCATGTTTAGGGAAGAAATTACCTAAATGTTTTACTCTGACCTGCTGAACAATTCCATTAAACTATTTACATTAAAAGACAGTTTTCAGGAACCTGTTGAACAAGCCTCAGTTGTATTCTTAGGAAGATCATAGCCTTAACTGCACATCTTATTCGAATAGATAGCAAATTACATGATAAAATAATAagcaacataataataaaagagcaACAGAATAAATCtaatggaaaaggaaagaggtACTTAATAACAGACAAGTACGAACCTAGAGTTTGGATTAGGAAAACTAAtccaaaattaatacatttaacacattgtttattttaaaaatagctatgaaTAGACTACCTATTTGTTTCCCATTCAGTCttgaagaaaatgggaaaagcGCAATACAGAATACGAAGAAGACACAGATATTGACTATATAGTATAACTGAAAGTAAatacattcttttgttttgttttgcttttgagatagagtctcgctctctcacccaggccggagtgcggcggcgtgatcttggctgactgcaacctccgcttcctgggttcaagtgattctcttgcctcagccttctgagtagctgggagtacaggcacgcaccaccatgcctggctattttttgtatttttagtagagacagggtttcgccatgttggacaagctgttctttaactcctgacctcaggtgatccacttgccttggcctcccaaagcgctgggattacagatgtgagccaccacacccagctgaaagtGAATACATTCTTAAACTCTAATATTTTCAGAATGTAGGTGAAATGGTTGACAAGCTAGGAATgcatacattattaaatatatcCCAGTAGTACCTGAATATCTATTCATCACAAAGACTGTGCATGAACTTGTGAAATTTGCCAGTTGTCCCTTGATAACATTTActtttaaacacaaatatttagttATTCTAGATGTCTTCCTCTATGTCTCCATTtccctcttcatttctttttttgtgccaTACTGTTCATGATATATACCTCTTTCATATTTGGATatcaataatgataatgatagatTAAAACTAATGTGATCATATAATTAATTATACAAAGGGGAATTTTTCAAGTGtaaaaagagatatttgtattAACATCAGGACTATAGGTGAAAACTGGGGACAGATGTTTGCCACACCTTAATATCTACAGAAGGGTAAACTAACCCAGAGTAACATTTTTGCACTTTTGCACAATAtcgaaaaaaacaaatgagatacTGTCCTTTCTATTCACCACTCATATGCAGCTCTTAATGTGACATTAACTCTTTTCTTAAAAGATAGTTTTCATACTATTCATACTATTTCCAGGAGCCTATTAGACATCCAGACCATAGTTTCAAgccaaaatattaaattatacattttttataaattcctttgtttcttagtttttttgcATGTGttggttatatttttagtaaaattatgCACAGTTTTTGCTTTCTACATTAAATCCCTTTTTAAGAGGTCCACTTGATTTAATGTGTTCTGACCTTGGACTGTCTTTTGGTTTTCTTGTAGCACTAGAAAGCAGAGTGTGTgtcaaacaaatggaagaacataccatgctcatggataggaagaatcaatattgtgaaaatggccatactgcccaaggaaatttatagattcaatgccatccccattcagctaccaatgactttcttcacagaattggaaaaaactgctttaaagttcatatggaatcaaaaaagagcccacattgccaagacaatcctaagccaaaagaacaaagctggaggcatcatgctacctgacttcaaactatactacaagtctacagtaaccaaaacagcatggtactggtaccaaaacagagatatagaccaatggaacagaacagagccctcagaaataataccacacatctacaaccatctcatctttgacaaacctgagaaaaacaagaaatggggaaaggattccctatttaataaatggtactgggaaaattggctagccataagtagaaagctgaaactggatcctttccttactccttaaatgaaaattaattcaagatggattagagacttaaatgttagacctaaaaccataaaaactctggaagaaaacctgggtaataccattcaggacataggcatgggcaaggacttcatgtctaaaacaccaaaagcaatggcaacaaaagccaaaattgacaaatgggatctaattcaactaaagagcttctgcacagcaaaagaaactaccatcagagtgaacaggcaacctacagaatgggagaaaatttttgcaatctactcatctgacaaagggctaatatccagaacctataaagaactcaatcaagtttacaagaaaaaagcaaacaatcccatgaaaaagtgggcaaaggatataaacagacacttctcaaaagaagacattcatacagccaacagatacatgaaaaaatgctgatcatcactcaccatcagagaaatgcaaatcaaaaccacaatgagataccatctcacaccagttagaatggcgagcattaaaaagtcaggaaacaacaagtgctggagaggatgtggagaaataggaacacatttacactgttggtgggattgtaaactagttcaaccattgtggaaaacagtgtggcgattcctcaaggatctagaactagaaataccatttgacccagccatcccattactggggatatacccaaaggattataagtcatgctgctataaagacacatgcacacatatgttcactggggcactattcacaatagcaaagatttggaatcaacccaaatgtccatcagtgacaataatggattaagaaaatgtggcacatatacaccatggaatactgtgcagccataaaaaaggatgagtttgtgtcctttgtagggacatggatgcagctggaaaccatcactctcagcaaactatcacaagaacagtaaaccaaacaccgcatgttctcactcataggtgggaattgaacaatgagatcacttggacacaggaaggggaacatcacacaccg encodes:
- the LOC101003635 gene encoding X antigen family member 2, whose amino-acid sequence is MSWRGRSTYRPRPRRSLQPPELIVTMLEPSDEEPKEEKPPTESWDPTADQKREDDQVAAEIQVPDLEADLQELCQSKTGDECEDGTDVKGKILPKAEHFKMPEASALFIKTQSYVISIFYMLYF